A region of the Roseobacter denitrificans OCh 114 genome:
CCCAGTCAAAAATACGTGGCAGCTGCCTTTGCGCAGCGGTCTCCTACGAAGTCAGAGGCTCATTCGAAAAGCTCTTTTTATGCAGCTGCGATCAATGCCGCCAAATTACAGGATCAGCTTTTGCATCCAACCTTTTCGTTGGTACTGACGGGTTTGAGTGGCTCAGTGGCACCGAGCAGATCGTCCGCTATCAGGTCCCGGGGCGGGACATTTCCAAGTCGTTCTGCCGGGTCTGCGGGTCAGGAGTTCCCTGGACCAATGGTGACGGGACAAAGATGATCGTGCCCGCTGGTTCTCTGAGCGAACCAGCCCAAGTCGTTGAACGGCTCAGAATTTTCGTGTCGGAACAGCCAGAGTGGGCATTTGATCTGGAGCACGTTCCAACGCATGCGAAATTCCCGAAAACTGCCGGTTCATAGCGTCTGGATGCGACACTGCTTCATCAGGCGATAGGGCGACATTGGGTGGAGACACACACGACAGCCCATCTGGTGCGCAGCCGTGCGTTTTATGTGTCACGTTGCCTGATCAGCACCTTTCGGCCCTTCAAAAAGGGCCATGTCGGCGCGGGCCCCTTCAATCATTGCATCGAACACTGCCCGGACCCGTCGATTGCGTCGCATGTCGTGGTGGCAAACGATCCAGAGATCCCCAATCGGGGCCTCAAGCGCACCACCGACGCGGCGCAGTCCCGGCCAGACTTCGCCCAGGATCATCGGCAATGTGGCGGCATGATCACCCTGAGCGCACATGGCCGCGCGCAGGATCAGCGAGCTTGCAAAGAATTGTGGACCCTCGGTGGCATTGGGGTCGAACGCCGTCGAGCCAAAATTTGCCGCCAGCCGGGGATCCCCCGCGTGACCGATGAAAGCGTGCATTTGGTCTATGTCGTGATGGCGGTTTTTATCGGCGACATAGGTCGCCCAGCGAATCGTCGCGAGCTTTCGCCCAAACAGGGCATCCGAGCAGAGGCGCTTGGGCCGGATTGCAACGTCTGCTTCATGGCGTGACAAATCCAGCATCGTGTCATCGCTGACAACCTGCACTTTCAGGTTTTGGTGCTCCCGCCCCATCGCCATCACATGACGCGCGACAAAGAATGACGACAAAACCTCGCTCGTTGTAATCTTGACAGATCCCGACAGGGTCTGGCTTTCGCCGAAAAGATGGCGTGCGACGTTGGCTGTCTCCTGCTCCATTTTTTCGGCGGCGTGCACAATGGCCACGCCTTCTTCCGTTGGCGTGTACTGCCCGCCATCCCGCTGAAACACCGGGATGTTCAGCTTACTTTCGATCGCGGCAAGGCGGCGAAAAACGGTCGATGGCGTCACTTTCAAATGGTGTGCCGCTTCAGGAATACGCCCGAAACGAGCGACATGCAGCAACAGGTGGTACTCGTCCCAATCAAGCATCTTATTCTCATTTTTGCGATTCAGAGTCACGAAAATGCTCGTGTACTCGCATTCGTGCAAGGGGTATTCGATCGACCAGAAACAACAGGTTAGATCAAAATGTCAAAAATCCTCATCGCAGGCGGTGGGTTTGCAGGTCTCTGGGCTGCAATGGCCGCCGCTGCAACGCGGCACCGTCAAGACGCCAATAACATCGCAATCACGCTCGTTTCGAAGGATCCGCATCTATGTATTCGACCACGTCTTTATGAAGGAGCGCGTCCCGAAATGCTGGTCCCCTTGGAGCCCTTGCTCGAGGCGATCGATGTCGGTTTCGAAACCGCCCGGATTTCGGAAGTGACCCCCACCGCGTTGCACACCAGACAGGGTGTCACCATGGAGCATGATCGCATGATCCTTGCCATGGGCAGCCATGTATCGATCCCCGCTGTGCCCGGCGCGGCGGTGCACGGCTTTACCGTGGATGCCTATAAACAGACGGAACACCTCGATGCGCATCTCTCCAAGCTGGACATCGCAGCGCCCGGCGCATCCGGGTTTGTCGTCGTGGGCGCGAGTTTCAGCGGGCTTGAAATCGCAACATCTCTGCGTGATCGCCTCGGGTCTGATCCCGAAATCTACCTGATTGATCGGCAGGACATTCCGGGCCAGTCGCTTGGAAACAGCCTGACCCTCGAAATCACGTCTGCGCTTGAAAAAGCGAACATTCAGTTTCTGGGGGGTGACTCCGTGACCTACGTCACGGCGGATCGCGTCATCCTGCATTCGGGCAAGGTGATCGACGCCGCGACCACGATTTTCGCAACCGGCCTGCAGCCTTCCCCCCTGGTCAAAGACATTGGCGTTCACGCGGGCGACGGGCGGCTGCGGCTTGACCGGAACCTCCGGGTCGTCGGTGAGACAGGTTTATTTGCCGCTGGCGACATCGGAGTTGCCGCAGCGGATGCCACACACATGACGCTGATGTCGTGCCAACATGCGAGGCCCATGGGCGTTGTGGCCGGCCAGAATGCCGTGCTTGATCTGCTGGGACAGGACCTGCGGCCCTATGCGCAGCCTGACTACGCGACCTGTATCAGCCTCGGTGCGTCCAACGCCGTTTTCACCCAAGGCTGGGACAGGACCATCGCCAAGACCGGGACAGAAGGTGCCGCGATAAAAACGCAGATCAACGAAACGTGGATCTATCCCCCCAGTCCTGACGCGGGCCGCGAAGCGATCTTCGACGCCATCGTGCCGACACGGCCATGATGGCGGGAAAACGCGCGTATCCCTTCAATCAAACACCCTTCAACGAGGTCAGACATGACAGATACAAAAACAATTCTCATTACCGGCGCAAGCCGCGGTATTGGCCATCTTGCATCGCTGGCGCTGGCTGCACACGGCCATAGGGTCTATGCCGGAATGCGCGACATTGCAGGAAGCAACAAGGACGCGGCCTCCGCCATGCAGGCACAGGCACAGGCGGAGAGGCTCAACCTTGTCCCGCTTGAACTGGACGTTACAAACGCGCAAGCCTGCCAAACAGCCATCGACAAGATCGAGGCAGATGGCCCTCTTGATGTGCTGGTCAACAACGCCGGGGTGATGCCTGTCGGTCTGACCGAGGCATTCACGATGGAGCAGGCAAAGGATGTTTTCGACGTGAACGTCTATGGCATCATGCGTTTGACGCGGGCCGCGCTGCCCTGCATGCGGGCCCGGAAATCCGGTCTGGTGATCAACCTCAGTTCTTCCGCGGGGCGTTTCGGGATGCCCTATTTCGGTATCTACTGCGCCAGCAAGTGGGCGGTTGAGGCTTACAGCGAAGCGCTCCACCACGAGCTTGAGACCTTTGGGATCACCTGCGTTTTGATCGAGCCAAGCGGGCATGGCACAGATCTGGTCACGACAGCACCCGCGCCGCAGGACACGGCGCGTCTGGAGGCCTATGGCGATCTTGCGGCAGGTCGGGAACGCCTTCTGGACATGTTCGGGCATATGTTCGCAACGGACCTCATTGGGACCGATGCCAATAACGTGGCGACAGCAATCGCGCAGCTGATCGAGATGCCGGGAGCGCGGCCAATGCGCGTGCAAGTGGGGCACGACATGGGAGTAAGCGCGGTGAATGAGGCTGTCGCGCCCCTTCAGGCAAAACTGATCGAGACGTTGAAACCGGTCTATCGCGGCGCGCGCCAAGCATGATATCGGCTTCCTGCGAGGCTTTGACGCGGAGGTTGTTTTGGCTTGGCCGAATGATAAGCAGCTTGCCGATCCGGATGTCCTGCACCGTAGTGTCCGCGGCCATGGTATCTTGCTTTTGCGGTAAGGGGGCACGCAGCTGCGGAATGTCACTTGCCTTGCCGCATGGGTGATGATCATCGGGATCACGCCGATGTCGATGCGTACCGCAGTCGGTCGGCCATCGCTGGTCGAGGTGACCAGTCTTCTCCT
Encoded here:
- a CDS encoding GFA family protein; the encoded protein is MTEPAQSKIRGSCLCAAVSYEVRGSFEKLFLCSCDQCRQITGSAFASNLFVGTDGFEWLSGTEQIVRYQVPGRDISKSFCRVCGSGVPWTNGDGTKMIVPAGSLSEPAQVVERLRIFVSEQPEWAFDLEHVPTHAKFPKTAGS
- a CDS encoding NAD(P)/FAD-dependent oxidoreductase, coding for MSKILIAGGGFAGLWAAMAAAATRHRQDANNIAITLVSKDPHLCIRPRLYEGARPEMLVPLEPLLEAIDVGFETARISEVTPTALHTRQGVTMEHDRMILAMGSHVSIPAVPGAAVHGFTVDAYKQTEHLDAHLSKLDIAAPGASGFVVVGASFSGLEIATSLRDRLGSDPEIYLIDRQDIPGQSLGNSLTLEITSALEKANIQFLGGDSVTYVTADRVILHSGKVIDAATTIFATGLQPSPLVKDIGVHAGDGRLRLDRNLRVVGETGLFAAGDIGVAAADATHMTLMSCQHARPMGVVAGQNAVLDLLGQDLRPYAQPDYATCISLGASNAVFTQGWDRTIAKTGTEGAAIKTQINETWIYPPSPDAGREAIFDAIVPTRP
- a CDS encoding SDR family oxidoreductase; the protein is MTDTKTILITGASRGIGHLASLALAAHGHRVYAGMRDIAGSNKDAASAMQAQAQAERLNLVPLELDVTNAQACQTAIDKIEADGPLDVLVNNAGVMPVGLTEAFTMEQAKDVFDVNVYGIMRLTRAALPCMRARKSGLVINLSSSAGRFGMPYFGIYCASKWAVEAYSEALHHELETFGITCVLIEPSGHGTDLVTTAPAPQDTARLEAYGDLAAGRERLLDMFGHMFATDLIGTDANNVATAIAQLIEMPGARPMRVQVGHDMGVSAVNEAVAPLQAKLIETLKPVYRGARQA
- a CDS encoding LysR family transcriptional regulator, which encodes MLDWDEYHLLLHVARFGRIPEAAHHLKVTPSTVFRRLAAIESKLNIPVFQRDGGQYTPTEEGVAIVHAAEKMEQETANVARHLFGESQTLSGSVKITTSEVLSSFFVARHVMAMGREHQNLKVQVVSDDTMLDLSRHEADVAIRPKRLCSDALFGRKLATIRWATYVADKNRHHDIDQMHAFIGHAGDPRLAANFGSTAFDPNATEGPQFFASSLILRAAMCAQGDHAATLPMILGEVWPGLRRVGGALEAPIGDLWIVCHHDMRRNRRVRAVFDAMIEGARADMALFEGPKGADQAT